Genomic window (Arachis hypogaea cultivar Tifrunner chromosome 13, arahy.Tifrunner.gnm2.J5K5, whole genome shotgun sequence):
CACTTTCAAACAGGCTCTAAgattatgaaaatttttaaatgaaattagtAATATCTATTCTTTGTGAAGCTAATATAACGAAAAGGTATTTACATGCCTGGAATTTTGTCAGAGCTTCATCCAAATAAGGCCAGGGTTGAGTGCTGTCTGTTTGAGCACTTCTCCATGACTCAccaaattttttgttatattcatCCAACACCtgcaaaaaatcaaatttcttttttatagTAAAGAAAGTTCATCACCATGAAACAATACTAAATTATAAGTATCATACCAGAAACTCTCTTTTTGTGCCAATTATGGAGTCCAAAGTTAGGAAAAATTAATTCGGTGCAGTTGATGATTGAGATTTGAGATTGCTGCTACAGTTTCAAATCTAGATTCCTAATAATCTATGGTATATTGAATTTGTAACGGAGGTTTGGTTTTACAGGTGCACCATGGACGCTCATCAAGTGGCTTCATGATTCTTGTGATTCTGGTTATCAATCTCTCTATAATTTAGGATTAGGAGCATTTACAAGATCACCCAAGAGACTCTGTTTCTCCTTTTCCAAACACACTGTTCTCCCCAATTTTCTCACATCACGACTCTCCTATCATACAGAAGCCATTTTACACTTGTTGCAGAGTCCAAATTAGCCACACATCCCACAACCACTAAAGAACCAAAGACTAAGGCTTGTCACTTAGTATCGGTAGCAGGGATTACAGAAAAGAGTCTTTGTTGAACTTGGTTTATGCATGTTAAAGCTTTAACATTTTATGATCTAAGCCTACTTAGTCTTACAAGGAAAATTTAACAGTTCACGGAAAACATTGATCCCACCCTCACCTGGTTGAGAAGAGAAAATGCACTTCGAATTGGGTAGTGATCATCCATAAATCCCACAGCACAAAGGCCATTTCTGTTGTAAGCATGCACCTTGTACTCTGGAAAAGGAAGCAACAAAGTGAAACAAGTTTTTAAATTTCCAGAATTTCAAACACAAGAAACCGTACCGAACCATCGCGTTGAACGATCACAACCAAAAactaaaatcaaatgaaaatgaaGATTATCCTCATCAGAGACCAAAATATATTGCCATCACTCATCACAAATTGATCTACAATTTCTATTGTTTTTCCTTTGCTGTTAGAAAAAGCACTAGTCCACTACCCCCATCCCCATCCCCCAcccaaaggaagaaaaggaagcaaaAAAAACATTTGTAAACTTTTCTAGTAAATAGCAGAAGCAGAACCCAGAATAAATGATTAAAAATCCTACGCCTAGAGAAGCGATCAGCACCAAAATACAGTATCATCAACAACCTAGATCAATCAAAACGACAACCAAACAACTCAAAAACGACCAAAGTCATCATAAATTCAAGAATCGGAAAGCGAGAATGAAACCCTAAAACGTTGAGATTTTGAAAGGAATATACAAACCTTCATGCTGAACAGATTGACGCTGGCCCTGAGGAGTGCGTTTGGCGACGGTGCGACCAACGAAGACGATGAACTCCTTGACGCTTGAACGCTGGAAGTAACCAAAGTGGCTCACGTCCGAAGCGTTCGCCAGAATCACCGGATCCGAACCCTCGCCACTGCATTTCAATACCAACAGAGATGTGATCTTCATATCTCTCTCTCTTCCTACTGCTTCTGTCTCTGAGTTCTTTCTCGCTCGATTTGCTCTTATAAAAGTCTCAGTTTcctttttgttcctttcttggattCCGATTATGGAGTCGGCAATGGATGGTGCAACCGTGTAAAAGAAAAGGAATGGAATACGAGGCAAGTTGCACACTATTGAAAACAAGGAACATTTTAGTTTTATAACAGACAATTTTGCTAGGTGACCAACTAAGTATCACCCAATTTTGCGAATTACAATATAGGCCATAATAAAAAGGTGAATTCTATGatgtaaaatgtaatttttttttgggagtgaattttttttagtaaaaaaaaaattagatggtGTTTAGTGTAGgattttactttttattgttctcttttctatttaattttagtcctacttatagaattaaagatgagagatcacactttattctctcaagtgttaaaaaaataaagagaattcatttctatttttttctatacATATAAAATTTAGGTGAAAGTTTTAAAAATGGATAATTATTATTCTGTATTTTATGTCTAATCAAGTCTTACAATCTCTTAACTTATCAATAGGATAGTTTGCagtgatttatttttttatattaaatattaactgagattaatttttgaatgaaaatattaaTTAGGTGGGTTAGATTTTTTTGTAATAGGCCaattaaaaattgaattatattttaatttgggtCAAAATAATAATCATTTTAGGTCTTTTAATATACAGTGTAATTGTTCACCGgacaaaaaaatacaatataatccttttagattttttaacataaataaattaattgacaaaaataaataaataaataaataaattaacagagcattattttcaaaaaaaacaatgaaaaacaaataaaataccaACATACaattttgttttttcttgttGGTTGATGAGAAATATAAGTTTCGCCACACCGATTTTAGTAcaaatttaagaaaattattctaatttaaataaataatatgaccATAATTTTATTTCGTTATATTTTAACCCTTATAATTATTATGTTTACACACTAAACTTATATGTATAATTGTTTTATAtgaaaatcaaatattaaaatattttattttagtttctaaatgaatattttttattgcacgattttatttttcttaaaaaaatatctaaaataatattttaaaatctaaataattataaCATATATAATGTTTATAATATAAGAGAAAAAGTGCAATAAGAGAAGTTTGATCTAGAGATAAAGTTacattgtaatttattttctaaaatcagacttttattttttaatattttattttattttattttattttttgattaaaaTAATCAAAA
Coding sequences:
- the LOC112738006 gene encoding VAMP-like protein YKT61; this encodes MKITSLLVLKCSGEGSDPVILANASDVSHFGYFQRSSVKEFIVFVGRTVAKRTPQGQRQSVQHEEYKVHAYNRNGLCAVGFMDDHYPIRSAFSLLNQVLDEYNKKFGESWRSAQTDSTQPWPYLDEALTKFQDPAEADKLLKIQRELDETKIILHKTIDSVLARGERLDSLVEKSSDLSAASQMFYKQAKKTNQCCTIL